The Campylobacter sp. MG1 genome includes the window AGCACAAATGAGCCTTACTCGGCTAGTGTTTTTTATATTTTTGATGAAAATAATAATTCTATTATTTTTATATCTAGTACAAATTCTAGACATATAAAAAATATAAAAACACTAGCCGTTGCAATATATCATCAAAATCCTATCAAAGGCTTACAAATCATAGGAGAATTAAGTTTAGCCACACAAGAACAAAAAGATATATACATTAAAAAATACAAAATGGCTAAATTTGCACTAAATCATGAAATTTACGCTATAAAATTAAAATATCTAAAATACACGGATAATACATTAATATTACCTAAAAAGTTGGAATTTAATTATGAATGAATTTATCTTAGACATAAGTGCTACATTAATTTTTAGTTTTTTATTAATTTATATTTTCATTAAAAAGGCAAAAAAATGAATATTTTAGTAATTTGTGATAGTTTTAAAGGCTCACTTAGTTCAAAAGAGGCTAATGAAAGTATATCCAACTCAGCTAAAAGACTAGGTTTTAATGTAAAAAGTTTAGAAATTTCTGATGGTGGTGATGGATTTTTAGTAGCTGTTAATCAAAAATTAAATGCAAATAAAATAACATTAAATTTAAAAAATGCAGCCAATACCGAAAATTTAGAAGGCTATTATTTATTAGACAATAACACAGCATATTTTGAAATGGCTGAATTTGCTGGGATAGCAAAACTTAAAGAAAGCGATAAAAATCCACTAAAAACTAGCACAAAATCATTAGGAATTGCTATACTTGATGCTATTAACAAAAATACAAATAAATTTATAATAGGTATAGGTGGTTCGGCTACAAATGATGCTGGTATCGGAATGCTAAGTGCTTTTGGCTATAATTTTTTAGATGAATTTGATAATATTTTAGAACCAATCGGAAAAAATTTAATCAAAATAAAAAAAATTGATGATAAAAATATAGATTTAAGATTAAAAAAATGTACTTTTCACATAGCAAATGATGTAAATAATCCATTATATGGTCTAAATGGTGCAGCTTTTATATACGCTAGACAAAAAGGTGCAAATGATAGTGATATTATTTTTTTAGATGAGGGTTTAAAAAATTTTGCAAATATTTGCGAAAAACATTTTGGCAAAGACTTTTCTATGTGTGCTGGAGCTGGTGCTGCTGGTGGATTAGCTTATGGTTTTTTAGAATTTTTAAATGCTAGTTTTTGTTCTGGATTTGAATTTTTAAAACAACTTTTAAATTTAGAAGAATACATAAAAAACGCTGATATTGTAATAACTGGAGAAGGTTCATTTGATAATCAAAGCTTAATGGGAAAAGTGATTGGCTCAATAAATAATTTATGTGAAATTCATCAAAAAAAATTAATAATTTTTTGTGGTATTAATAAAAGTGATTTTAAAAACTGCTTTTCTTTAAAAGAAAATTATAAACAATATAATCAAACTGAATTAATGCAAAAAAATATAGCTCAAGAATGTTTAAGTAATTTATCATATAAAATTTTAAAAAATATAAAAAATTATTAAAAAACATAAAATGAAACTTAAAGTTTTTTAAACTTTAAAAAATAAAGCATAATTATTAATTTTTAAAAATTATAAAAAACCTTAGAATAAAATTATTTGCGTAAAAAAGTTAAATGATATGATAAAAAATTATTTAAGTAAATATAAAATTATTAAACAAAATGTTTATTTAATATTAAAATCAAATTTATAACTTTTATTAAAATAAACTAATCAAAATATTTTTAAATATAAAATTAATTAATAATTTTTTTGTATCAAAATATTTCATAAATAAAATTTATTATCAATATATTTACTTAATTTTTTTATTGATTTGATCGTAAATTTCTCATTTCAACTATAAATTCCTCAAAGCTTTGTGCTTTAATTTCTCCACGTAAATGAGCTTCTTCTAACTCTTTAGCTTCTTTTAATGCTTCTAAAAATTCATCACTCTTATAGTATTATTCTAAATGTTTATCAAATTCACTTTTTTGTTTTATTATTTTAATAGGTTCATTAAAAGCTTTTGCTAATTATTTTAATGCTTTTAAAAAATATGGATTGTCATTTAATGTAATTGTTACTTTCATCTTATCCATTTTAAAAAATATAAATATTATAAATAAAATAATACAAATAATTTTAATTATAAAATTCTAATTATAGTCTAATTTGCATAAATATCGCTCTTTCATAGTGCTAGAACCAATAAGTCCGCCTTGATGAATATATAAAATATTATCCTTAAAAATATCCAAATTCTCATAAATAGCCATTAGCCCAACACTATCATAAAGCAAATCAAATTTTATTTTTGTTATATTTTCTGTAAGTATAAAAAGCTCTTCATAAAGCTTTGCAAAATGATATTTTTTATTAGTTTTTAATAATTTTAAATTTGATTTAGGATTTAATTTTTGAATTTGCTTAGCAAAATATTCTTCACCACTCACACAAGAAGTGGTAAATACTCTAATCTCTGGTAAAATTTGACTTAAATATTTTTCTAAATAAATAGCACTTGTATAAGTTCCGCTTGGCAAAAACACATCGCAATTAAATTCTTTACATACACTAGAAATTTCATTTGCCATATCAAAAAAACCAAACCTTGCAAAATCATTACAAACGCCCTCATCTATCAAAAAACTATCGCTATCACTTTTATGTAAATTCATAGCAAAATCCTTAGGGCTTAAACCAAAATCATTAGAATAATAAATATTTGCGTTATTTTTAATAGCATTTTCTAAATTTCCACAAATTTCACATCTTCTAGCACATACAAATGAAAATTTATAATTATTTTTATTAGAAAATAAAGCCAATGCTTGCATAGCATTTGATTGACTTGAACCATAACAAATCAAGTGCTTATATGGTAATTTTATACTTTTTAAAAATGCTAATTTTCTGGCTTTATTTCCATTGATTTCACCTAATAAATCATCTCTTAAAACTATAAAATTTTTATTAAAAATATGAAAATTTGTAAACATAAACCAGCCTTAAAATATTAAAGCCTAAAAAATAGGCTTTAGTTATTATATATTTTGATTTAAAACAAAAATTTTTATATCATCATAAAGTTTAGTTTTACCTTGCCAAAAAGGCACTTTATAATAATCTTGCACCTTTTTTTTATCAGATAAATTAATTAAATCCACAAGTCTATTTCCTTTATTTAAATCTATTTCACTTTTTGCATCAATATATATCTCTTTTAATTTTATAAAATCAAGCCCAAAAAGCTCTGCATAATCTTTAATCTTTTCATCTAGCCTACTAGCTTTAACCTTATTTATCTCGCTAATCAAATCCATATAATCGCTAATATCATTAGAATTAATTATATCCAGTGCTATTTCTTGGTCAGCCTCGCTTAAAATCGCTAGACTTTTTATTAGTTTTTCTTTATTTTCGGCTGTTTTATCACGCTTAAATTTTGCAAATAAATCCTGCATATAATCATAATTTATCTCAAATCTATTTTCATTAAAGCTTAAATCTGTTTCATAATGCTCTTTAAACTCATCTTTTAAAACCCCACTTTGAATGCTATCTTGATACCTTACTTTTAATATTTCATAAGTATTTTCATCTAAATTTGAAACTATCATTTATAACTCCTTTTATCAAAATCATAACCTTGAATTTTCGCCGCTCTTATATACCACTCAAGCTCGTTAAACAATCTTCTAAACTCTTTTATATCTTCTTCATCACTTGGCAAAGAAGCAAAGCCGTGTATAAAAAGCGTATTAATCTTCGCATAAATTTCGTTGATTTTTTCTACGTAATAGCCTATTTTTGGCACAAAAATCTCGCTTTCATTAGCACCTGAATAAAGCTCTAAAGCCTTTTTTATATTTTCTTGCATAGCAACAGGCTCTTTAAAATACACTATATTTCCATAAGGTTTAAGCCCATTTAAGACCCTATTAGTCCTAGAAAACGCCTGAATTAAATTTGCATATTCTAAAGTTTTATCTAAATATAAAGTATTTACATATTTTGAATCATAACCAGTTAGCATTTGATTTACAACGATTAAAATATCTAGCTTATCATCATCTTTTATACTTTTATAATGCTCTTTGTGTGCTAATCTTGCTGCAATGTCCTTTTTAAATTCTCCATCATCAATTCTTAAACTTTTATGAAACATAGCATTATAATCGCTTATAATCTCATGCAATGCTTTTCCTTTATCCACTACAAATGCGTAATTTTCATCAATATTTGTATCAAAAAGTGTCGTAATTTTTAAATCATGCAATCCTTTATTTTTATAATCTTTAAAAATTCTATAATACTCTATCGCATCAGGTATCGAGCTTACCGCAAAAATAGCATGAAAATACCTATCAAATTTATAGCTTTTATGAGATTTTGAAAATCTAGAAAAATCACTTAAAATCTCTTTTACTACATTTATTTTCCATTGTGTATTTTCAAAATAATCCGTCTCTTTTAGTTTTGCTTCGGTTGTTTCATCATCAAAATCATACCAACTAGCATCATTTAATATTTTTGCTTTTTTATCCCTAATATCATCATAATTAATCTTTTGAACTAAATTAAACCTTAAAATATTTTCATCTCTTAAGCCATCTTTTATAGTGTAACGATGAAGCTCATTTCCAAAAATATTTTTAGTTTCATTGTCAAATTTTGAATTCTCTTTAAAAATCGGCGTCCCTGTAAAACCAAAAAACATAGAATTAACAAAGACTTTTTTAATATCACTTAACATTTCTCCTGAAGTTGAGCGATGTGCTTCATCTATTATAAAAACTATTTTTTTAGTATCTTTACTCATTGATTTTGATAATTTTTGCATTTTTTGAATAGAAGTTATTATTAGCTTTTCTCTTTCTTTAGGGTTTAGCTTACGCTTTAAATCCCTTATGTTTTCGGTATTTAACACCCCATCATCATAGCTAAAAGAACAATATTCTTTAAAAGATTGATCATTTAACTCAACCCTATCTACTAAAAACACCACTTTATCCACATTCTTAAGCTCATTTACAAGTTCAGCTGCTTTGTAACTTGTCATAGTTTTACCTGAGCCTGTGGTATGCCATATAAAGCCACCTAAATTAAAATCTCCTAAATGATTTTTAACAACTTCTAAAATCATTTTAGCCGCATAATATTGATAACTTCTTAGAATTATTAAACTTTTATCAGCACCTTGGACTATTGAATATTTGCTTACTAATTCGTGAGCTAGTGGTATTTTTAGCATTGAATTAGCTAAATCTATATAATTTTTTAAATGCTCATTATTTTTTTTCGCCCAACAAAACCTAAATGACTTATTAAACTCACTATCATTAGTATTAGCAAAATACCTACTATCATTAGGGGTCATTATTACAAAAATTTGCACCAAATTCATAAGCCCCTTACTAAATAGCCCTTCATTTTTGTATTTTTTGAGTTGATTATAAGCTTCTTCTAAATTTTTATCATCTTTTTTAAGTTCTATATGATAAAGTGGCAATCCATTGATAAGCAAAAGCACATCACCACGCCTATCTTTTAGCATATCATCAAGCTTTTTAAATTTCGGTTGTCTTGCGATTTGATAAATAGTGCGACCACTTGCAATTTCATCTTTATTAAAGATTATAAGAGTTATTTCTTTACCATTATTTTTAGTATCACTTGGATTATCCCTTGTGATTGTTATAGTGCCTTCTTTTAACATTCTTGCTATTTCATAAGGAGATTTTCTAAAATGCTCTAGGATTTTATTTATTTCCTTTTCGCTTAATTCTACGCCGTTTAGCTTAGCACTCTCGCTATTGTTTGCAAAGACAATTTTAGCAAAATTATCCACTAAATCCTGCTCACTTGGGCTCATTAAAACATTAGCAAAACTATCATTTTGCCAACCATTTTTCTCTAAAGCTTTAATTAAATCGTTTTCAAACTCTAATTCACTTACAAAACTATACATTTATTCTCCTTTAAAAATTTTTTCTAATAAAGCAAGTTTTATTTGCTTTAATTTGCTTAATTTTTTTTCATATAAATTTATACTTTCATCTAAAGCTTTAAACAATTCCCCGATTTTTTCTTGCTCTTTTAAACTTGGGAGTTTTACTTTTATACAACTAAATTTAGAAATTGAAAGCGTAAATCTAGTATTACCTTGAGCTAAGTTATAACATTGTTGCAAAAAATTATTATGCTTAAAAACTTGTCCTGCAAAAGTATTGTTTAGATTAATTTTAGGTCTTAAACGCATTAAATGATAACTATATAAAACATTATTTAAATTTTCTAAAATAACAGATGAATGCGCTATATCGTCAGGGGTTTCAGATGATGGAGTAAATAATATATCTCCATATTTCAAATCAAAACTTTTTAATTCATTTTCAGTAGCTGAAGTAATTGCAAAATTAAAATTATTAGTAATATAACTATTTTTATAAACATCCATATAATTTAATAATTTAACAATTTTTTCACCTTTTACAATGATTTTATCTACACTACTAGTTTTTAATTCTCCTATATTTCCTAATTCAAATTCCTGCCATTTTTCGCTAAAAGTTTTAAAGCGTAGTTGTGGGTGAATTTCGTATGTTTTAGTAAAAAGTTTATCAAGTAAAGCCTTTTTGCTTTGCTTTAGCTTTGAGATTTTTAATTCAGTTTTATTTATACTCTCATCTAAATTTTTAAACAATTCTCCGATTTTCTCTTGTTCTTTCAAACTCGGGAGTTTGATTGATAACTCCATAGTTTTCCTTGGCGATATATTAAACCTTGAAATACCTTGAGCAAGTTTTATCATTTGCTGTCTAAATGATTTACTTCTTAAGCTATATGATAAAAACTTAAAATCTATATCAACTTTTAATCTATAACCAAAACAAAAACTATTTAAATAAACATTATCTAAGTTATATAACCAAACTGAACTCATACCTACTTCTTCTGGAGTTTCTGAAGAAGTAGTAAAAAATACATCTCCATATTTAATTTTATTTTGTGAGTTATCAATTTCTATTTTTTCTAAATTTTCAATATCTACAAATGAATTATTAAAAATATTTAAATACGGGATATATCTTGCATTTCCATATCCAAAATCTTCTTTAGTTTTACCACTTAATCCTGTAAAAGTTTCTCCTATATTTCCTAATTCAAATTCCTGCCATTTTTCGCTAAAGCCTTTAAATCTTAGTTTTCTCATAGCCTTATCCTAAGATTTTTATAAGCTCATTTATGGCTTTTTGCTCGTTTATATCAGCATCTAGTTCAGCTAAAAGCTCACAAACTTTCGCATTGCTTTGCTTTAAATCATTTTCAATTTCGCTTAAAGTATCTTTATAAATATCATTTAAAGCCCTTAGTTTGTTTGCTATCTCATCACACATTACATTAAACATATCTAACAAATTGCTTATAATAGGCTCTATCCAAATGGTATTTAGCAAGGTTTTTATCTCATCTATATTTAGCTCATCTTGTTTTTTACTTGATTTTATATCAAGCTCTTTTGCGTAAGTATTGTATGATTTTTTAGCGTTTTCATAATCTTTTAGTTTTTCGTTAATTTTGATTATATTTAGCTCATCAATATCTAATGTGGCTTTGCTAATCATCTTATATTCAGCTTTTATTAACTTTTCATCTAAATCGCCGTTGTCTTTAAAGTAGCTTTCGTCTAATTCATCTTTAAGCTCGTTTAATTCTTGATAGATTTCTTCTTTATGATTTGCTAGGTTTGATAATTCTTGTAATTCGGAGCTAAAAAATTCGTTTTTGATAATCTCTAAATCTAAGGTTTTGCTAAATTCTTTTAAGCTTGTTCTTTGAATGCTATCTATATCGTTTAAAATCCCCCCCCCCGTTCTATCAATTAGTTTTTGATATATTTTGTATTTATCAAAAAGCTCGTAATTATTTGCAATTTGTTCTAGTGGTTCATTTAAGGTATTTTCAATTTTATTAATATCAATTAAGTCTAAATTATCAATTAAATTTATTTTTAAAAAATCTTTATAATTATTTAGCTCGGTTTTATAGTTTAGCTCATAGTTTTTATATCTTTTGAGTTTAAAATCTGCTCTTTTAAATTTGAAAAATCATTAAATCTTAAATACTCATCATCATAGTTTGCAAAAATATCATTTTGTAAGCTTTTTAAACTATCAAAATATTTTTTATCTAAATCCTTTTTAGGTATGCCACCAAACATTAAAGCATTAAAATCTAGCTCTAAATCATCAGTTTTATTTATGTATCTTGTTATGTTTAGATTATAATTATTATTAATTACTTCATCTTTGCTTACAAGTCTTGCAAAATTTGTTTGATTTTTCCTTGCTACTATACAATCAAAAATCTTTTTTATATTTGATGCTTGGAGTTTGTTTTTCTTGCCATCTTTTATGAATTCATTACTTGCATCAATAAATAAAATATCGCTAGTTCTATTTATATCGTTCGTTAAAAACATAACTATGGTTGAGATACCAGTGCCATAAAAAATATTTGCTGGTAGCCCTACTATTGCATAAATATGGTTATTTTCAATTAAATTTTTTCTAATCTCTTCTTCAGCTCCACTTCTAAATAAAACCCCGTGTGGTAAAACTATCCCCATTAATCCGTTGTTTTCTAAATGATAAAGTGAATGCTGTAAAAATGCAAAATCAGCCTTTTTATTAGGTGCTAAACCATATCTAAATCTTGGATCACTTGTAGCATTATCTCTTTGCCAATTAGCTGAATATGGAGGATTTGCTGCTATTGCATTTACCCTTAAAGCATCACCATTTTCACAAGGCCAATCTCTTAACAAAGTATCGGCGTTTTTAAGGCTTATAAGATTTACAGGAGTATTTGTCATAATTAAATTCATTCTTGCTAAATCATAAGTTGTTTGCATTAACTCTTGCCCATAATAATGTATCTTTATATCTTCTTCATAATGCTTTTTAACGGCTTTTCCCATGGTAATAAGCAAACTTCCAGAGCCACAAGTTGGATCATAAAGCTTAATTTCCTTGCAAGTATCTTTTAAATAATTAGCTATTACTTCAGAGATTAGAACTGATACTTCGTGTGGAGTATAAAACTCACCTGCTTTCTTACCTGCATTACTTGCAAACATAGATATTAAATACTCATAAATATAACCAACTAAATCAAAATCTTTTTGTATGCTAAAATCTAAATCCTTGAAAATAAAAGCGATTTTTTCAATTTTTGTGCTAATTGCTGAATTGTCCTTGCCTAAAATATTGATATTATTTCTTAGTTGTCTAAAAATATTTTCATAGGTTGGATTATTTTTAGCACATTCTTCAAAAAAATCTAAAGCTTTACTTAGCGTTTCAACTTTTAATCCAGTCCTATCGTCAATCCAAGCTTTATAAGAATATTCATAAGGTATAAAATATCCATTTTCGTTACAACAAAGTTTAACTAATAATTCATCTTTAATACTTTCAAAATCAAATTCTTTTAAATCTTTCGTAACAGCCTTATAATCATCTAAAGTAACACCTTGTTTTATCATAAAGCTAAACAAATTATCCGATAAAAATTTATAAAATAAAAATCCTAAAATGAAATCTTTATAATTATTTGCATCTACCTCGCCCCTTAGCTCTTCAGCTGTTTTCCAAATTTTATTTGCTAATTCTTGCTTAGTCATCATTCTCCTTTAAAATTTTTATTTTAATAATATTAATTTATTATTAATAAAAAATATATAATTAAAAAATCTAAATTTATCTTGGTATTTTATTTATTAAATTTATGTGGAGAATTAATATTTGCTAAATGTGTTTTATTGTTTTCATCTATATCATAAGCCATACCAAAACCTTTAACAAATCTACCACTTTTAATAATTAATTTAACAAAATGAAAATCTTGCATATTATAAAAAATATCTATGTTTTCATCATTTTGTTGTTCTTTTAAAAGAGAGAATAATCTATTAAAATCATCATCTCTATTTAAGATTTTTGCATTTACTTTATACCTTAATCTAATTCTTGCAAAAATCGTTTTAGCCTTGCTTTCATCTTGCAAAAACATAATTTCTACTTTATTAGGATTAAATTTTAAAGCATTAAAATGCTCCACAACTTCGCTTATAAAAATATACATATCATTACCATCAAAAATAATAGGAGCATAAGAACTAATTGCATTACCATTATTGTCAATACTTGCTATTACCACGCTTTTAAAACTTTTTTTAAAAGTATCAATATCTAAATCTATCATTACAATATTACTCTTTTTAATTCTAAATTATTTACAAAGCAATGCTTCGTTAATTTGCATTAAAGCTCTATCATAGTTTATATTTTCAACCCATATTTGAATACTAATTTCTATATCAGCATCATTAATGTTTTTTACTCCGATAAAAATAGCTGGTTCTTTTAAAACTAAATCACAATTATTTAAAATGTTTAATAATTCTTTTCTACTCTCGCATAATTCTTGTGGTTTAATAATTTTTGACAAATCAATCCTTCTAATTTTTTCACGAGAATAATTATAAATATTATCGCTTACAACCTTTGAATTTGGCACTATTATATTTATATTATCATTAGTTCTAAGAGTAGTAGAAAACAAACTAATATTACTAACAAAACCCTCTCCAGCCCCTAATTTAACATATTCTTTTAATTTAAAAGGTCTAAAAATTACGAGTAAAACTCCAGCTGCAATATTTGATAGTGTTTCTTTAAAAGCAAATGATATAGCAAATGATGTCGCTGTAAATAAAGCTACAAAAGATGTAGTATTTACACCTAAATTATTAAGCATAGCTAATATCCCAAATACTAAAATAGTTATTTTTATTAACTTAACTAAAAATATAACTAATGTTTCATCAATTCTAGCCTTTGTTAATGCTATATCTAATGCTTTTCCAACTATTTTCATAATAATAAAAGCAATTAAAAGAATAATCAAAGAACCTAAAATTTTAAAACCATATGTTACAAATAATGTTTGATAATCAAAACTATTTATTGGAGTATCAATCATTTTATTTAAGACACTTTTTTCTTCCATAAATTTCCTTAAAACATAAATTATCTTTTTCTATATCTAAAAGAAAGCGCTATTTTAATATCCTTGCTATTTATAATAATTCTTTCATCAAAATCAGCAATACTCCTAGCTACTTTTAAAACCTTATTAGTAGCTCTTGCACTAAGCTCATAAGTGCTTATGGCTTTATTTAAAATGTTTTTTGCGTCATCATCTAAAATACAAAATTTTTTAATATCTTCATCACTTAATTTTCCATTAAATTCATCTTGCTTTCTTATAGATTTTTGAAAAATAAATGCTTTTAAAATATCATTAGCTAATTCTTCGCTTGAGTATAAAGCTGTAGCATTAGAACCAACCTCATCCATAGCTACATATAAATCAATTCTATCATAAATAGGCTGAGAAATTTTGTTCTTATATCTTATAATATCTCTTTCATAACAAGTACAAGTTTGTTCTTTTTTGAATAAATTTCCACAAGGGCAAGGATTAAGTGCTGATATAAATAAAAATTTAGTTTTATATGTAGTTTTTGAATTTACCCTAGAGATATTTATTTTATTATCTTCTAATGGCTCTCTTAAACTTTCTATAATTTTTTTATCAAAATATGCAAATTCATCAAAAAACAAAACGCCATTATTAGCAAGTCCTAACTCACCTATCTTTGCATTTTGTGTCCCTCCACCTAAAATTGAGCTGATTGTACTAGAACGATGGGGAGAACGAAAAGGTCTTTGTGGTGTAAAATCAAGACTATCTTTATTAAAGCTTTTATAAGCATTAGTTTCTAAAATTTCATCAATACTAAGTGGTGGCATAATATAACTAATCCGCTTAGCACACATACTTTTACCACTTCCAGGTGAGCCTTCTAGCATTAAATTATGCATTCCAAGTGCGGCTATTTTACACGCTAAAATAGCTTGATTTTGACCTTTAATATCTTTAAAATCAAATGGATAGTTTGTGTTTTTGATATAAGTTTTATCATTAATTTTTAATAAATTTAAAAATATACTCTCATCATAATGAATTCTAAATTTATCTTTATTACTACTTTTAAAAAATTCTATAGCTTCATCTAAATTATTTACTGCGTAACATTCTAAATTATATATCAAACTAGCTTGTTTGCTTAATTCTTTAGGTATCAATACCTTTGAATTAGGCTTAAAACTCGCTAAAAACAATAAAATAGAAAACATAATAGCTGTGCTTTTTACACTTTTATCAAGTCCTAATTCACCGAATACAAAAAAATCATTATCAATATTTTCATCATTATAAAAATATATAAGCAAAGCTATTGCTAAATCAAAATATGAGCCATTTTTTGGAGTATCTGATGGACTTAAATTTATAGTAATTTTCTTAGGTGGTAAAGAAAAATCATCTAAATTTGCAAAAGCTGCTTTAATCCTATCAACACTTTCTTTTATGCTAGTGCTAGGTAATCCAACTATGCTAAAAGCTGGTAAGCCTTTAGTAATCATAGCCTCTATATTAATTTCATAAAGTTTATCTATAAAAATAGCTGATTTTATTGAATTCAAAAACCACCTTCTTATAAAATTTCAAAACCTGTATTATTAAAATCTAATGTCAAAACTCTCATATCTTTAAAATTATCACTTAAAATTTTATTTAACTTATTAGCGTCATCGTTATAGCAAAGATTAAAAAAAGTTGAGCCTGAACCACTTAAGTTACTCATCAATGCACCATTTTTAATAGCTAATTCTTGAACCTTAAAAAGTTCTGGGATAGCCATCATACGACCTCTTTCATGTAGTCTATCCTTAGCGGCTACTTTTAGCATATCATAATTTTTACTCATAAAAGCTGCTGTTGTTAAAGAACTATGAGCTATATTAAAACAAGAATCTTCTAAACTAAGTTTGGTTGGTAAGGCCTTACGACTAGCATTTGTTGATATTGCTTTATTAGGGATACAAACTACAGCTTTTATAGAATCTGAAATTGTTGTTCTAATGTAATTTACTTTTAAATTTTCAACCAAAGAACATACAAAACCACCTAAAACAGCTGGACTAATATTATCAGGATGATTTTCGTAATCTAAAGCTTGATTTAAAATCATATTTTTATTAATACTTAAACCTGCAAAATAATAAGCACTTGCTATAGCTGCAACTATTATTGAACTAGAACTACCTAATCCTCTACTCAATGGGATATTATTAACAAATGAAAAACTAAAATTGTCTTTCTTACCAGTTAATTTATAATAAGTTTCATTAAAAATTATTATAAACAAATTATGCTTTTTTAAATAAATATTATCATCACCCTCGCCCTTAATACTAACCCTAAAAAATGAATTTTTTTTAATAATTGTCTCATTATAAAAATTTAAAGCTAAACCTAAACAATCAAATCCTGCACCTAAATTTGCACTTGTAGCTGGGCTAATAATTTTTAATTCTTTCATATTTATCTCCTAAATAGCAGGTAAAAAATAATTTGGCAAATTACTTTCTAAGAATTTGAAATTATACTCATTTGGTATAAAAAACTCATCTTTAAAATTATCATTTTTAATTAATTTGATTTTATCATCAGCAAGGGTAAAATATAAGTTATTGTTAGCTTTTATTAAATTATTCTTTGTAAATGTAAAACCACTAATTGCTTTTAATGGTATGTTTTTAACAAGGGCAATTGTGCTTAAAAATACATAAACAATTTTTAAAGAC containing:
- a CDS encoding glycerate kinase, whose product is MNILVICDSFKGSLSSKEANESISNSAKRLGFNVKSLEISDGGDGFLVAVNQKLNANKITLNLKNAANTENLEGYYLLDNNTAYFEMAEFAGIAKLKESDKNPLKTSTKSLGIAILDAINKNTNKFIIGIGGSATNDAGIGMLSAFGYNFLDEFDNILEPIGKNLIKIKKIDDKNIDLRLKKCTFHIANDVNNPLYGLNGAAFIYARQKGANDSDIIFLDEGLKNFANICEKHFGKDFSMCAGAGAAGGLAYGFLEFLNASFCSGFEFLKQLLNLEEYIKNADIVITGEGSFDNQSLMGKVIGSINNLCEIHQKKLIIFCGINKSDFKNCFSLKENYKQYNQTELMQKNIAQECLSNLSYKILKNIKNY
- a CDS encoding type I restriction endonuclease subunit R produces the protein MYSFVSELEFENDLIKALEKNGWQNDSFANVLMSPSEQDLVDNFAKIVFANNSESAKLNGVELSEKEINKILEHFRKSPYEIARMLKEGTITITRDNPSDTKNNGKEITLIIFNKDEIASGRTIYQIARQPKFKKLDDMLKDRRGDVLLLINGLPLYHIELKKDDKNLEEAYNQLKKYKNEGLFSKGLMNLVQIFVIMTPNDSRYFANTNDSEFNKSFRFCWAKKNNEHLKNYIDLANSMLKIPLAHELVSKYSIVQGADKSLIILRSYQYYAAKMILEVVKNHLGDFNLGGFIWHTTGSGKTMTSYKAAELVNELKNVDKVVFLVDRVELNDQSFKEYCSFSYDDGVLNTENIRDLKRKLNPKEREKLIITSIQKMQKLSKSMSKDTKKIVFIIDEAHRSTSGEMLSDIKKVFVNSMFFGFTGTPIFKENSKFDNETKNIFGNELHRYTIKDGLRDENILRFNLVQKINYDDIRDKKAKILNDASWYDFDDETTEAKLKETDYFENTQWKINVVKEILSDFSRFSKSHKSYKFDRYFHAIFAVSSIPDAIEYYRIFKDYKNKGLHDLKITTLFDTNIDENYAFVVDKGKALHEIISDYNAMFHKSLRIDDGEFKKDIAARLAHKEHYKSIKDDDKLDILIVVNQMLTGYDSKYVNTLYLDKTLEYANLIQAFSRTNRVLNGLKPYGNIVYFKEPVAMQENIKKALELYSGANESEIFVPKIGYYVEKINEIYAKINTLFIHGFASLPSDEEDIKEFRRLFNELEWYIRAAKIQGYDFDKRSYK
- a CDS encoding restriction endonuclease subunit S; amino-acid sequence: MRKLRFKGFSEKWQEFELGNIGETFTGLSGKTKEDFGYGNARYIPYLNIFNNSFVDIENLEKIEIDNSQNKIKYGDVFFTTSSETPEEVGMSSVWLYNLDNVYLNSFCFGYRLKVDIDFKFLSYSLRSKSFRQQMIKLAQGISRFNISPRKTMELSIKLPSLKEQEKIGELFKNLDESINKTELKISKLKQSKKALLDKLFTKTYEIHPQLRFKTFSEKWQEFELGNIGELKTSSVDKIIVKGEKIVKLLNYMDVYKNSYITNNFNFAITSATENELKSFDLKYGDILFTPSSETPDDIAHSSVILENLNNVLYSYHLMRLRPKINLNNTFAGQVFKHNNFLQQCYNLAQGNTRFTLSISKFSCIKVKLPSLKEQEKIGELFKALDESINLYEKKLSKLKQIKLALLEKIFKGE
- a CDS encoding 1-aminocyclopropane-1-carboxylate deaminase; translated protein: MFTNFHIFNKNFIVLRDDLLGEINGNKARKLAFLKSIKLPYKHLICYGSSQSNAMQALALFSNKNNYKFSFVCARRCEICGNLENAIKNNANIYYSNDFGLSPKDFAMNLHKSDSDSFLIDEGVCNDFARFGFFDMANEISSVCKEFNCDVFLPSGTYTSAIYLEKYLSQILPEIRVFTTSCVSGEEYFAKQIQKLNPKSNLKLLKTNKKYHFAKLYEELFILTENITKIKFDLLYDSVGLMAIYENLDIFKDNILYIHQGGLIGSSTMKERYLCKLDYN
- a CDS encoding pyridoxamine 5'-phosphate oxidase family protein, yielding MNAKILEFINSINVCVISTNEPYSASVFYIFDENNNSIIFISSTNSRHIKNIKTLAVAIYHQNPIKGLQIIGELSLATQEQKDIYIKKYKMAKFALNHEIYAIKLKYLKYTDNTLILPKKLEFNYE